Proteins encoded within one genomic window of Ottowia sp. SB7-C50:
- the gap gene encoding type I glyceraldehyde-3-phosphate dehydrogenase, whose protein sequence is MTIKIGINGFGRIGRMVFRAAVANYKDIEVVGINDLLEPDYLAYMLKYDSVHGPFKGDIAVEGNTLVVNGKKIRLTAEKDPAALKWGDVGAEVVIESTGLFLTKETAQKHIDAGAKKVIMSAPSKDDTPMFVHGVNCAKYAGEPIISNASCTTNCLAPLAKVLNDKWGIKRGLMTTVHAATATQKTVDGPSNKDWRGGRGILENIIPSSTGAAKAVGVVLPDLNGKLTGMSFRVPTSDVSVVDLTVELEKPATYKEICAEMKAQSEGKMKGILGYTEDKVVATDFRGDARSSIFDAEAGIALDSTFVKLVSWYDNEWGYSNRCLDMVRVVTKK, encoded by the coding sequence ATGACCATCAAAATCGGCATCAACGGCTTCGGCCGCATCGGGCGCATGGTGTTTCGCGCCGCTGTCGCGAACTACAAGGACATCGAGGTCGTCGGCATCAACGATCTGCTGGAGCCGGATTACCTGGCCTACATGCTCAAGTACGACAGCGTGCACGGCCCCTTCAAGGGCGACATCGCCGTCGAGGGCAACACGCTGGTGGTCAATGGCAAGAAGATCCGCCTGACGGCCGAAAAAGACCCGGCCGCGCTGAAGTGGGGCGATGTGGGTGCCGAAGTGGTGATCGAATCGACCGGCCTGTTCCTGACCAAGGAAACCGCGCAGAAGCACATCGACGCCGGCGCCAAGAAGGTCATCATGTCGGCGCCGTCGAAGGACGACACGCCCATGTTCGTGCACGGCGTGAACTGCGCCAAGTACGCGGGCGAGCCGATCATCAGCAACGCGTCGTGCACCACCAACTGCCTGGCCCCGCTGGCCAAGGTGCTGAACGACAAATGGGGCATCAAGCGCGGCCTGATGACCACCGTGCATGCGGCGACCGCCACGCAGAAGACCGTCGACGGCCCCAGCAACAAGGACTGGCGCGGCGGCCGCGGCATCCTCGAGAACATCATCCCGTCGTCCACCGGCGCCGCCAAGGCCGTGGGCGTGGTGCTGCCCGACCTGAACGGCAAGCTGACGGGCATGTCGTTCCGCGTGCCGACGTCCGACGTGTCGGTGGTCGACCTGACGGTGGAACTGGAAAAGCCTGCCACCTACAAGGAAATCTGCGCCGAGATGAAGGCCCAGAGCGAAGGCAAGATGAAGGGCATCCTGGGCTACACCGAGGACAAGGTGGTGGCCACCGACTTCCGCGGCGACGCGCGCAGCAGCATCTTCGACGCCGAAGCCGGCATCGCGCTGGACAGCACCTTCGTCAAGCTGGTGAGCTGGTACGACAACGAGTGGGGCTATTCCAACCGCTGCCTGGACATGGTGCGCGTGGTCACCAAGAAGTAA
- a CDS encoding PIN domain-containing protein: protein MLVAAARSAGGASAMILRAFRARQFQLLVSVPLMLEYEAVLKRPEHMAGRSMRDVEAVLALLNRWAKPVILHTLWRPQTRDPADEMVLETALNGRAHALVTFNQRDLAPPARMFNLPVYTPGAFWQALETEDPHG from the coding sequence GTGTTGGTGGCCGCCGCGCGCAGTGCAGGCGGTGCGTCGGCGATGATTTTGCGCGCCTTCCGCGCGCGCCAGTTTCAACTGCTGGTCTCGGTGCCTCTGATGCTGGAGTACGAAGCCGTGCTGAAGCGGCCCGAACACATGGCAGGTCGCAGCATGCGAGATGTAGAGGCGGTGCTGGCCTTGCTGAACCGCTGGGCCAAGCCCGTGATTTTGCACACGCTGTGGCGACCGCAGACGCGCGACCCGGCCGACGAGATGGTGCTGGAAACCGCGCTCAACGGTCGCGCTCATGCGCTGGTGACGTTCAATCAACGCGATCTGGCACCGCCAGCGCGTATGTTCAACTTGCCCGTCTACACGCCGGGCGCATTTTGGCAAGCGCTTGAAACGGAGGACCCTCATGGCTAA
- a CDS encoding transketolase: MADQKNMANAIRALAMDAVQQANSGHPGAPMGMADMAVALWSRHLKHNPVNPHWADRDRFVLSNGHGSMLIYALLHLTGYDLPLQELKDFRQLHSKTAGHPEWGLTPGVETTTGPLGQGITNAVGMALAEKLLAAEFNRPRHTLVDHHTYAFIGDGCLMEGISHEACALAGAWKLNKLIALYDDNGISIDGKVAPWFVDNTAERFEAYQWNVIGPIDGHDVDAVDRAIGEARQSAERPTLIICRTHIGKGSPNRQDTAKAHGEPLGASEIALTREALGWPHAPFEIPADVYAAWDAKAAGAKAEQRWDERFAAYEKAFPRLAADFKRRMAGELPKNFAQVAVDAAVEAHKKAETVASRKASQIALEAFTAALPELIGGSADLTGSNLTNTSFTTPLRFNDDGSVVLPEAKPDRAVQLERGNNGVGKEDETSNAAAAPLPEVDLKAAAPAISARFHINYGVREFGMAAIMNGIALHGGYIPYGGTFLTFSDYSRNAIRMAALMKQRVVHVFTHDSIGLGEDGPTHQSIEHAASLRLIPGLDVWRPADTAETAIAWAVALENKDRPTALLLSRQNLPYAPKRDLGDISRGAYVLSEPRDVGLKSKAQAVLIATGSEVQLALKAQELLASQKIAVRVVSMPSNGTFDRQTVAYKQSVLPAGLPRIAVEMGVTDGWWKYGCAAVVGIDRYGESAPAPKLFEFFGFTPENVANTVRKVLGR, translated from the coding sequence ATGGCAGATCAAAAAAACATGGCCAACGCGATTCGCGCCCTTGCGATGGACGCGGTTCAGCAGGCCAATTCCGGTCACCCCGGCGCCCCCATGGGCATGGCCGACATGGCGGTCGCGCTGTGGAGCCGCCACCTCAAGCACAACCCGGTCAACCCGCACTGGGCCGACCGCGACCGCTTCGTGCTGTCGAACGGCCATGGCTCGATGCTGATCTATGCGCTGCTGCACCTGACCGGCTACGACCTGCCGCTGCAGGAGCTGAAGGACTTCCGCCAGCTGCACAGCAAGACCGCCGGTCACCCCGAATGGGGCCTGACGCCGGGCGTGGAGACCACCACCGGCCCGCTCGGCCAGGGCATCACCAACGCCGTGGGCATGGCGCTGGCCGAAAAACTGCTGGCCGCCGAGTTCAACCGGCCCCGGCACACGCTGGTCGACCACCACACCTATGCCTTCATCGGCGACGGCTGCCTGATGGAGGGCATCAGCCACGAGGCCTGCGCGCTGGCCGGGGCGTGGAAACTCAACAAGCTGATCGCCCTGTACGACGACAACGGCATCAGCATCGACGGCAAGGTCGCGCCCTGGTTCGTCGACAACACGGCCGAGCGCTTCGAGGCCTACCAGTGGAACGTGATCGGCCCCATCGACGGCCACGACGTGGACGCCGTGGACCGCGCGATTGGCGAGGCCCGGCAAAGCGCCGAGCGCCCCACGCTGATCATCTGCCGCACCCACATCGGCAAGGGCTCGCCCAACCGGCAGGACACCGCCAAGGCGCACGGCGAGCCCCTGGGCGCCAGCGAAATCGCCCTGACGCGCGAGGCGCTGGGCTGGCCGCATGCGCCGTTCGAGATTCCCGCCGACGTGTACGCCGCATGGGACGCCAAGGCCGCCGGCGCCAAGGCCGAGCAGCGCTGGGACGAGCGCTTTGCCGCCTACGAGAAAGCCTTTCCGCGCCTGGCCGCCGACTTCAAGCGCCGCATGGCGGGCGAGTTGCCCAAGAACTTTGCCCAGGTCGCCGTCGACGCGGCCGTCGAGGCGCACAAGAAGGCCGAGACCGTGGCCAGCCGCAAAGCCAGCCAGATCGCGCTGGAAGCCTTCACCGCCGCGCTGCCCGAGTTGATTGGCGGTAGCGCCGACCTGACCGGCTCCAACCTCACCAACACCTCGTTCACCACGCCGCTGCGCTTCAACGACGACGGTTCGGTGGTGCTGCCCGAAGCCAAGCCCGACCGCGCGGTGCAACTGGAGCGCGGCAACAACGGCGTCGGCAAGGAAGACGAGACCAGCAACGCCGCCGCCGCGCCGCTGCCCGAGGTTGACCTGAAAGCCGCCGCGCCCGCCATCAGCGCGCGCTTTCACATCAACTACGGCGTGCGCGAATTCGGCATGGCCGCCATCATGAACGGCATCGCCCTGCATGGCGGCTACATCCCCTACGGCGGCACCTTCCTGACCTTCAGCGACTACAGCCGCAACGCCATCCGCATGGCCGCGCTCATGAAGCAGCGCGTGGTGCACGTGTTCACGCACGACTCCATTGGCCTGGGCGAGGACGGCCCGACGCACCAGTCGATTGAGCACGCCGCCAGCCTGCGCCTGATCCCCGGCCTGGACGTCTGGCGCCCCGCCGACACCGCCGAAACCGCCATCGCCTGGGCCGTCGCGCTGGAAAACAAGGACCGCCCCACGGCGCTGCTGCTGTCGCGCCAGAACCTGCCCTACGCACCCAAGCGCGACCTGGGCGACATCAGCCGCGGCGCCTATGTGCTGAGCGAGCCGCGCGACGTCGGCCTGAAGTCCAAGGCGCAGGCCGTGCTGATTGCCACCGGCTCCGAAGTGCAGCTGGCGCTGAAGGCGCAAGAGCTGCTGGCTTCACAAAAGATCGCTGTCCGCGTCGTGTCCATGCCCAGCAACGGCACGTTTGACCGCCAGACCGTGGCCTACAAGCAAAGCGTGCTGCCCGCCGGCCTGCCGCGCATCGCCGTCGAAATGGGCGTGACCGACGGCTGGTGGAAATACGGCTGCGCGGCGGTGGTCGGCATCGACCGCTACGGCGAGTCGGCGCCCGCGCCCAAGCTGTTCGAGTTCTTTGGCTTTACGCCGGAGAACGTGGCCAATACGGTGCGCAAGGTGCTTGGGCGCTGA
- a CDS encoding nucleotidyltransferase family protein has translation MRLAAAPRPDPTARALILAAGRGERMRPLTDHCPKPLLPVRGQPLLQWWVDALQRGGVRDIVVNTAWLEDKIEDYFGRQRAVDQREQLSNQEQSAIRLSTEGRDFGYALETAGGIARALPLLAPSADDVFWVVAGDIFAPDFEVSPEAVQRFAASGRLAHLWLVPNPAHKPDGDFGIGDGGQALNDAPPGGTRHTFSTIALYRRALFEPPWCDILPGNPQGTAAPLAPLLRRAIDAGQVSAELYRGAWTDVGTPDRLAGLNAAAPG, from the coding sequence ATGAGGCTCGCCGCCGCCCCGCGGCCCGACCCCACCGCGCGCGCGCTGATCCTGGCCGCGGGCCGGGGCGAACGCATGCGCCCGCTCACCGACCATTGCCCCAAGCCCCTGCTGCCGGTGCGCGGCCAGCCGCTGCTGCAGTGGTGGGTCGACGCCCTGCAGCGCGGCGGCGTGCGCGACATCGTCGTCAACACGGCCTGGCTCGAAGACAAGATTGAGGATTATTTCGGCCGACAGCGCGCGGTAGATCAGCGCGAGCAGCTATCGAATCAAGAGCAGTCGGCCATCCGCCTGTCCACCGAAGGCCGCGACTTCGGCTACGCGCTGGAAACCGCCGGCGGCATCGCCCGCGCGCTGCCGCTGCTGGCGCCGTCGGCCGACGACGTGTTCTGGGTGGTGGCGGGCGACATCTTCGCGCCCGATTTCGAGGTGTCGCCCGAAGCGGTGCAGCGCTTTGCCGCGTCCGGCCGGCTGGCCCACCTGTGGCTGGTGCCCAACCCGGCGCACAAGCCGGACGGCGACTTCGGCATCGGCGATGGCGGCCAGGCGCTGAACGACGCGCCGCCCGGCGGCACGCGCCACACCTTCAGCACCATCGCGCTGTATCGGCGTGCGCTGTTCGAGCCGCCGTGGTGCGACATCCTGCCCGGCAACCCGCAAGGCACGGCCGCGCCGCTGGCGCCGCTGCTGCGCCGGGCCATCGACGCCGGCCAGGTCAGCGCCGAGCTGTACCGGGGCGCCTGGACCGATGTGGGCACGCCCGATCGGCTGGCGGGGCTGAACGCGGCCGCGCCCGGCTGA
- a CDS encoding phosphate/phosphite/phosphonate ABC transporter substrate-binding protein: MALLLAGWWSAGPGWAQTPAPLLFAVSEGTSGGGAAVTDEQMETKYKVLTEAMKRALGQPIRVKYMRDFRMLAAGMASGEFDLVLARPSDYPARGVRDQGYTAVTATQPDGHCLLVVPKDSPYQTIADVKSVQHQRLILPERIAYMTTFCTAELRDRGLPVDPAKTHYVREQAAIPFALNHKLAQIGGIASYSGAARRLDKDGLRVLHKSRPQPYLPLIAGKRFSPDQIARLRDEVVGLAQTEQGAKDLAALGIARFDPNPQPRLLALLDWLESKTPVPDSR; this comes from the coding sequence GTGGCCTTACTGCTGGCGGGATGGTGGAGCGCGGGGCCAGGCTGGGCGCAGACGCCGGCGCCGCTGCTGTTCGCCGTCAGCGAAGGCACGTCGGGCGGCGGCGCGGCCGTCACGGACGAGCAGATGGAGACCAAGTACAAGGTCCTGACCGAGGCCATGAAGCGCGCGCTGGGGCAGCCCATCCGTGTGAAGTACATGCGCGACTTCCGCATGCTGGCCGCCGGCATGGCGTCGGGCGAATTCGACCTGGTGCTGGCGCGCCCCAGCGATTACCCGGCGCGCGGCGTGCGTGACCAGGGCTACACCGCCGTGACCGCCACGCAACCCGATGGGCATTGCCTGCTGGTCGTACCCAAGGACTCGCCCTACCAGACGATTGCCGACGTCAAGAGCGTGCAGCACCAGCGCCTGATCCTGCCTGAGCGCATTGCCTACATGACGACGTTCTGCACCGCCGAGCTGCGCGACCGCGGCCTGCCCGTGGACCCGGCCAAGACGCACTATGTGCGCGAGCAGGCGGCGATCCCGTTTGCGCTGAACCACAAGCTGGCGCAGATCGGCGGCATTGCCTCTTATTCGGGCGCTGCCAGGCGGCTGGACAAGGACGGCCTGCGCGTGCTGCACAAGAGCCGCCCGCAGCCGTACCTGCCGCTGATCGCCGGCAAGCGCTTCAGCCCCGACCAGATCGCCCGCCTGCGCGACGAGGTGGTGGGCCTAGCGCAGACCGAGCAGGGCGCCAAGGATCTGGCCGCCCTCGGCATCGCCCGCTTCGACCCCAATCCGCAGCCGCGCCTGCTGGCCCTGCTGGACTGGCTGGAATCGAAGACGCCGGTGCCCGACAGCCGCTGA
- a CDS encoding aminopeptidase P N-terminal domain-containing protein — translation MTSIPVSPSPAEAAPYAQRRARVAAQLGAGGIAIVPTAPAQARNRDSDFLYRHDSYFYYLTGFSEPNAWLVITADGRSRLFCQPKDLEREIWDGIRLGPDAAPHTLGVDEAAPVDALDAQMPRLLENKTTVWYPFATHAGLHERIDGWLHQVRARVRYGALAPESQRDLCAILDEMRLIKDAHELDIMRRAARISAGAHVRAMQRSAAMLRAGLDVREYHLDAELLHEFRQHGSQYPAYGSIVAAGANACVLHYRADNAPIRDGELVLIDAGCELDGYASDITRTFPANGRFTGPQRALYELVLASQQAAIDATRPGARFTDPHEATVKVLTQGMLDLGLLDKNQHGTLDDAIANRHYFAHYMHRTGHWLGMDVHDCGSYVEPSEIGQVSERRDPLSGEVIKDRPSRILRPGMVLTIEPGLYVRPSEKVPREFWNIGIRIEDDAIVTDAGCELITRDVPVAAEAIEALMRA, via the coding sequence ATGACTTCAATCCCCGTGTCCCCATCACCTGCAGAGGCGGCCCCTTACGCCCAGCGCCGCGCCCGCGTCGCCGCCCAGCTGGGCGCGGGCGGCATCGCCATCGTGCCCACCGCGCCGGCGCAGGCGCGCAACCGCGACAGCGATTTCCTGTACCGCCACGACAGCTACTTTTACTACCTGACCGGCTTCAGCGAGCCGAATGCGTGGCTGGTCATCACCGCCGACGGGCGCAGCCGGCTGTTCTGCCAGCCGAAGGACCTGGAACGCGAGATCTGGGACGGCATCCGCCTCGGCCCCGACGCCGCGCCGCACACCCTGGGCGTGGACGAGGCCGCGCCCGTGGACGCGCTGGACGCGCAAATGCCCCGCCTGCTGGAGAACAAGACCACCGTCTGGTACCCGTTCGCCACCCACGCCGGCCTGCACGAACGCATCGACGGCTGGCTGCACCAAGTGCGTGCCCGCGTGCGCTACGGCGCGCTGGCGCCCGAAAGCCAGCGCGACCTGTGCGCCATCCTGGACGAGATGCGCCTGATCAAGGACGCGCACGAACTGGACATCATGCGCCGCGCCGCGCGCATCAGCGCCGGCGCCCACGTGCGCGCCATGCAGCGCTCGGCCGCCATGCTGCGCGCCGGGCTGGATGTGCGCGAATACCACCTCGACGCCGAGCTGCTGCACGAATTCCGCCAGCACGGCTCGCAATACCCGGCCTACGGCAGCATCGTCGCCGCCGGCGCCAACGCCTGCGTGCTGCACTACCGCGCCGATAACGCGCCCATCCGCGACGGCGAGCTGGTGCTGATCGACGCCGGCTGCGAACTCGACGGCTACGCCAGCGACATCACGCGCACCTTCCCCGCCAACGGCCGCTTCACCGGCCCGCAGCGCGCGTTGTACGAGCTGGTGCTGGCCAGCCAGCAGGCGGCCATCGACGCCACCCGCCCTGGCGCGCGCTTCACCGATCCGCACGAGGCCACGGTGAAGGTGCTGACGCAGGGCATGCTCGACCTCGGCCTGCTCGACAAGAACCAGCACGGCACGCTGGACGACGCCATCGCCAACCGCCACTACTTCGCCCACTACATGCACCGCACCGGCCACTGGCTGGGCATGGACGTGCACGATTGCGGCAGCTACGTGGAGCCGTCCGAAATCGGCCAGGTCAGCGAGCGGCGCGACCCGCTTTCGGGCGAAGTCATCAAGGACCGCCCCAGCCGCATCCTGCGCCCCGGCATGGTGCTGACCATCGAGCCCGGCCTGTACGTGCGCCCGAGCGAGAAGGTGCCCAGGGAGTTCTGGAACATCGGCATCCGCATCGAAGACGACGCCATCGTCACCGACGCTGGCTGCGAGCTGATCACGCGCGACGTGCCGGTGGCGGCGGAGGCGATCGAAGCGCTGATGCGCGCCTGA
- a CDS encoding c-type cytochrome, which produces MSAFRRALPLMTAAGLLLCAWPLSGVAQEAAAAVKLAGRAVPEIDKLPAGPQRDLVQYGHDLTVRTFALIGPEVANKNMRYAGNNLACASCHQQAASKPFAMPWTGVTATFPQYRAREDDISTVEERVNGCMERSMNGKALPLGSREMKAFVAYAAFLSQGIPVGASIDGAGMMASKMPNRRANPEAGAQVYAAKCAVCHGPDGQGQRAGKPGDANGYTFPPLWGTDTFNNGAGMNRLIMATRFVKHNMPLGATFDATQLSDDEAYDVAAFMLSKPRPVKAHLDRDFPARWNKPVDSAFPPYMLGATADQHRFGPYPPLVEKQKQMADELKAKAAAARAAAAK; this is translated from the coding sequence ATGTCTGCCTTTCGTCGTGCGCTTCCCCTGATGACCGCCGCTGGCCTGCTGTTGTGTGCGTGGCCGCTTTCCGGCGTTGCACAGGAGGCGGCCGCTGCCGTCAAGCTGGCCGGCCGCGCCGTGCCCGAGATCGACAAGCTGCCTGCCGGCCCGCAGCGCGACCTGGTGCAGTACGGGCACGACCTGACGGTGCGCACCTTCGCGCTCATCGGCCCAGAAGTCGCCAACAAGAACATGCGCTACGCCGGCAACAACCTGGCCTGCGCGTCTTGCCACCAGCAGGCGGCCAGCAAGCCGTTTGCCATGCCGTGGACGGGCGTCACGGCCACCTTTCCGCAATACCGCGCGCGCGAAGACGACATCAGCACGGTGGAAGAACGCGTCAACGGCTGCATGGAGCGCAGCATGAACGGCAAGGCGCTGCCGCTCGGCTCACGCGAGATGAAGGCCTTCGTCGCCTACGCGGCGTTTTTGTCACAAGGCATTCCGGTCGGCGCCAGCATCGACGGCGCCGGCATGATGGCCAGCAAGATGCCCAACCGTCGCGCCAACCCGGAAGCGGGCGCGCAGGTCTACGCGGCCAAGTGCGCCGTCTGCCACGGGCCGGACGGCCAGGGCCAGCGCGCCGGCAAGCCCGGCGACGCGAACGGCTACACATTCCCGCCGCTGTGGGGCACGGACACCTTCAACAACGGCGCCGGCATGAACCGGCTCATCATGGCCACGCGTTTCGTCAAGCACAACATGCCGCTGGGCGCCACGTTCGACGCCACGCAACTGAGCGACGACGAGGCGTATGACGTGGCGGCGTTCATGCTGTCCAAGCCGCGCCCCGTCAAGGCCCATCTCGACCGCGACTTTCCCGCGCGCTGGAACAAGCCCGTCGATTCGGCCTTCCCGCCTTACATGCTGGGCGCGACCGCCGACCAGCACCGCTTCGGCCCCTACCCGCCGCTGGTCGAAAAGCAGAAGCAGATGGCCGACGAACTGAAGGCCAAGGCCGCGGCCGCACGCGCCGCTGCGGCCAAGTAA
- a CDS encoding MOSC domain-containing protein codes for MNGRVRSVNTGRAERLRVGGGRTVWSGIRKTPVDGAVPVGALGLAGDEQVDLNVHGGMQKAVYAYPAEHLPFWEAARRTHGVSLFDEALPPGFMGENLLIEGLLEHEVWVGDTLRFDDCALRVTAPREPCGKFTAVMGFASAGRLMVQSARCGFYLAVDQPGSIQAGQPFTVVPGRREMRIDDTIRARWLKHR; via the coding sequence ATGAATGGCCGCGTGCGCTCGGTCAACACCGGCCGCGCCGAACGCCTACGCGTAGGCGGAGGCCGTACGGTGTGGAGCGGCATCCGCAAGACGCCGGTCGACGGCGCCGTCCCGGTCGGCGCACTGGGTCTGGCCGGCGACGAACAGGTCGACCTGAACGTGCATGGCGGCATGCAGAAGGCGGTGTATGCCTACCCGGCCGAACACTTGCCGTTTTGGGAGGCCGCGCGCCGCACGCACGGCGTGAGCCTGTTCGACGAGGCGCTGCCGCCCGGTTTCATGGGCGAGAACCTGCTGATCGAGGGGTTGCTGGAGCACGAGGTGTGGGTCGGTGACACGCTGCGGTTTGACGACTGCGCGCTGCGCGTGACGGCCCCGCGCGAGCCCTGCGGCAAGTTCACCGCCGTCATGGGGTTTGCCAGCGCCGGGCGGCTCATGGTGCAAAGCGCGCGCTGCGGCTTTTATCTGGCGGTCGACCAGCCAGGGTCGATCCAGGCCGGGCAGCCGTTCACGGTGGTGCCGGGCCGGCGCGAAATGCGCATCGACGACACGATTCGCGCGCGGTGGCTTAAGCACCGCTGA
- a CDS encoding IS5 family transposase: MKQAELGLNLTTKRTRKREFLAQMERVVPWAALVELIAPYAPEGRRGRPPFAVQTMLRIHFMQQWFGLSDPAMEEALHDVPLFREFAGLNWDTAVPDETTILRFRRLLEDHKLSAQILALVNELLGAKGLLLRAGTVVDATLIAAPSSTKNASGQRDPQMKQSKKGNQWYFGMKAHIGVDADSGLVHTVRGTAGSVNDVVEANTLLHGEEVQAWGDTGYLGADKRPDAKAGVRWNIAMRPGKRKLLDHGRLKDELTEQLERIKASIRAKVEHPFRVIKRQFGYVKVRYRGLAKNTAQLHTLFALSNLWMARKALMGLQA; this comes from the coding sequence ATGAAGCAAGCCGAGCTGGGTCTGAACCTGACCACCAAGCGCACGCGCAAGCGCGAGTTCCTGGCGCAGATGGAACGCGTGGTGCCGTGGGCGGCGTTGGTGGAACTGATCGCGCCCTACGCACCTGAAGGCAGACGGGGTCGCCCGCCCTTTGCCGTGCAGACGATGCTGCGCATTCACTTCATGCAGCAATGGTTCGGCTTGAGTGATCCAGCCATGGAAGAAGCGCTGCACGACGTGCCGCTGTTTCGCGAGTTCGCGGGCCTGAACTGGGATACGGCCGTACCCGACGAAACCACGATCCTTCGATTCCGCCGCCTGCTCGAAGACCACAAGCTCAGCGCCCAGATCCTGGCGCTGGTCAATGAACTGCTGGGCGCCAAGGGCCTGCTGCTGCGCGCCGGCACCGTGGTGGACGCCACGCTGATCGCCGCCCCGAGTTCGACCAAGAACGCCTCGGGCCAGCGCGACCCGCAGATGAAGCAAAGCAAGAAGGGCAACCAGTGGTATTTCGGCATGAAGGCCCACATCGGTGTGGACGCCGACTCAGGCCTTGTGCACACCGTGCGCGGCACGGCGGGCAGCGTCAATGATGTGGTTGAGGCCAATACCTTGCTGCACGGCGAGGAAGTCCAAGCCTGGGGTGATACCGGCTACCTGGGCGCCGACAAGCGGCCCGATGCCAAGGCCGGCGTGCGCTGGAACATCGCCATGCGCCCGGGCAAGCGCAAATTGCTGGATCACGGCCGCCTGAAAGACGAGTTGACCGAGCAACTCGAACGCATCAAGGCCAGCATCCGGGCCAAGGTCGAACACCCGTTTCGGGTGATCAAACGCCAGTTCGGCTATGTGAAGGTGCGCTATCGGGGCCTGGCCAAGAACACGGCGCAACTGCACACGCTGTTTGCGCTGTCCAATCTGTGGATGGCGCGCAAAGCCTTGATGGGCCTGCAGGCATGA